A section of the Halostella salina genome encodes:
- a CDS encoding AAA family ATPase produces the protein MSVERSLTSSEQEIFEKWSETISQTPSGSTFSLREEDKRSVIREKTDAFLENPSSDAFEEMWRIGYSASRAVAPTPIPEKWGDDGRSMEELADLIREIVESDSYDSSWEDALSAPRSTREFFGWHHAESQPILNSHSINALEFFGVPSQGLQEASFEEKRSGWEAFREVYESVVGHATAGTDWEVPVNVEIYLLCVCVDTADQNIDDEEDERFRRLFRTILDAKQDGGVSLDDVAEGDVDYYWVNQHNPPEIEEEYLRAKTDGLWHHNLSKLAVGDVVFHNFDNELVGISTVSDTAETYTLQGEEYYRVEVDLRSFGEPVAVDDALKESLGQDEYRTEKYYPIDKNANLNEAYLANLSRSAAEFLLEQVDSIESPEPVGGGSGTPRQIWQITPERGGSYWDAWVQHGIASIGFGLDHKVTDDVEEVDDVDQLSEEELVEIAADTGDNHGRGMAYRFQYEVDEGDVVIAKRGRRSDSEPDVIYGIGVVTADHHEESFSDIDHTNVVDVEWRVTFGQDGVDVSVDSDADSIKAYTLDTLAPEYYRELASELVVEADVDRDDLLDLVFDGSSTGGETEPVDDSANHFWISANPSIWKVESIEDGGEVFYTAYNRKGNKRRIFGAFEEAAPGDKVLFYESQPVQAIVAEGTIVEGLHEGEHEEYDEPVEGITIEYSRPIEEITWDQLTAVPDLEEASPIVNRAQGSLFRLTAEEYETILALEEPDDSIVGEEFETLREKLEPITVDFELPDNLYFEDASNLRSEIEASLNSGKHIIFTGPPGTGKTKLAKEICRQCARDLTQVDDHTFTTATSEWTAFDTIGGYVPSTNTEESKDELTFQPRLFLNCFRREQEGIVNNWLVIDEINRSDIDKAFGQLFSVLSGDSVELPYERQNQVEIVSVEKDASDDDLREISSNPDVFPVTPSWRLLATMNTYDKASLYEMSYAFMRRFNFVHVGIPDLETDDGRIRASLLDPDGDDNYATAWLAEDSGLEPTLEEIYREVAVIWKVVNDYPRSIGPSIVRDILGYVDAYGVGDDPSRKDEALSAAIVGMVYPQLEGLRPDKQRNLVRDLAGEWETNRGNVSLDLDEERLKAKAADYFDISFDDE, from the coding sequence ATGTCAGTAGAGCGGTCGCTTACCTCTTCAGAACAAGAGATTTTCGAGAAATGGAGCGAGACAATCAGTCAGACGCCATCGGGCTCGACGTTTTCTCTACGGGAGGAAGACAAACGGTCGGTCATCAGAGAGAAGACCGACGCCTTTCTCGAGAACCCATCGTCAGATGCTTTCGAGGAGATGTGGCGGATTGGGTACTCCGCGAGTCGTGCGGTCGCTCCGACGCCAATCCCCGAGAAATGGGGGGATGATGGGCGTTCAATGGAGGAACTCGCAGATCTCATTCGAGAAATTGTCGAGAGCGACTCCTACGATTCATCGTGGGAAGACGCACTGTCGGCCCCGCGGTCGACGCGTGAGTTCTTCGGCTGGCATCACGCCGAATCGCAGCCGATTCTAAATTCCCACTCGATCAACGCGCTCGAGTTCTTCGGAGTCCCGTCGCAGGGTCTCCAAGAGGCCTCCTTCGAGGAAAAACGGTCTGGATGGGAGGCGTTTCGAGAAGTCTACGAGAGTGTTGTTGGACACGCGACGGCGGGGACGGACTGGGAAGTGCCGGTAAACGTCGAAATCTACCTGTTGTGTGTCTGTGTCGACACGGCCGATCAGAACATAGACGATGAGGAGGACGAGAGATTTCGGCGTCTGTTTCGAACGATCCTCGATGCAAAACAAGATGGGGGTGTATCACTCGACGACGTTGCCGAGGGCGACGTGGATTACTACTGGGTGAACCAGCACAATCCGCCCGAGATCGAAGAGGAGTACCTCAGAGCCAAGACCGATGGCCTGTGGCACCACAACCTGTCTAAATTGGCCGTCGGGGACGTGGTTTTCCACAACTTCGACAACGAACTCGTCGGCATCTCAACTGTGTCGGACACCGCGGAGACATACACATTGCAAGGCGAGGAGTACTATCGAGTGGAAGTCGACCTGCGCTCGTTTGGCGAACCGGTCGCCGTTGACGACGCTCTGAAAGAGAGCCTCGGACAGGACGAATATCGAACTGAGAAATATTATCCCATCGATAAGAACGCGAATTTGAACGAGGCCTATCTCGCGAATCTGTCCCGCTCTGCGGCAGAGTTTTTGTTGGAACAGGTGGATTCGATTGAAAGTCCCGAACCCGTAGGTGGCGGTTCTGGGACTCCGAGACAAATCTGGCAGATCACCCCCGAGCGTGGCGGCTCGTACTGGGACGCGTGGGTTCAGCACGGAATCGCGTCCATCGGGTTCGGACTCGACCACAAGGTCACAGATGATGTGGAAGAGGTCGACGATGTTGACCAGCTGTCGGAGGAAGAACTCGTCGAAATTGCCGCAGACACCGGCGACAACCACGGTCGGGGGATGGCCTATCGGTTTCAGTACGAAGTCGATGAGGGTGACGTAGTAATCGCAAAACGTGGACGGCGTTCAGATTCAGAACCCGACGTTATCTATGGAATCGGAGTCGTCACTGCCGACCATCACGAGGAAAGCTTCTCCGACATTGACCACACGAACGTCGTCGACGTTGAGTGGAGGGTGACGTTCGGACAAGATGGTGTAGACGTCTCTGTCGACAGTGACGCTGATTCGATCAAAGCATACACGCTCGATACTCTCGCCCCCGAGTACTACCGTGAATTAGCGTCCGAATTAGTTGTAGAAGCCGACGTAGACCGCGATGACCTCCTTGACCTCGTCTTTGATGGATCATCTACCGGTGGAGAAACTGAACCGGTGGACGACAGTGCGAACCACTTCTGGATCTCCGCAAACCCCTCTATATGGAAAGTCGAGAGCATCGAAGACGGGGGAGAGGTCTTCTACACGGCGTACAATCGCAAGGGGAACAAGCGCCGAATCTTCGGCGCATTCGAGGAGGCCGCCCCGGGCGACAAAGTGCTTTTCTACGAGTCACAGCCCGTCCAAGCCATCGTCGCAGAGGGCACGATAGTCGAAGGACTCCACGAAGGAGAGCACGAGGAGTACGACGAACCGGTCGAGGGAATCACCATCGAGTACAGCCGTCCGATAGAGGAGATTACGTGGGATCAACTCACGGCTGTCCCCGACCTCGAAGAGGCCTCGCCCATCGTAAACCGCGCACAGGGCAGTCTCTTCCGCCTGACTGCCGAGGAGTATGAGACGATCTTGGCGCTTGAGGAGCCGGACGATAGCATAGTCGGTGAGGAATTCGAGACACTGCGTGAGAAGCTTGAGCCGATAACCGTTGACTTCGAGCTACCAGACAACCTCTACTTCGAGGACGCGTCGAACCTCCGGAGCGAAATCGAAGCGTCGCTCAACTCCGGCAAGCACATCATCTTCACGGGGCCGCCGGGCACCGGGAAGACCAAGCTGGCCAAGGAAATCTGTCGGCAGTGTGCGCGAGACCTCACACAGGTCGACGACCACACGTTCACCACGGCGACCTCGGAGTGGACGGCGTTCGATACTATCGGGGGTTACGTCCCGTCAACAAACACCGAGGAGTCGAAGGACGAACTCACGTTCCAGCCCCGGCTGTTCCTGAACTGTTTCCGTCGGGAGCAGGAGGGAATCGTCAACAACTGGCTCGTGATCGACGAGATCAACCGTTCGGACATCGACAAAGCATTCGGCCAGCTGTTCTCGGTGCTGTCCGGCGACTCGGTCGAACTCCCCTACGAGCGGCAGAATCAGGTCGAAATCGTCTCGGTGGAGAAGGACGCGTCCGACGACGACCTCCGGGAAATCTCCTCGAATCCGGATGTCTTCCCAGTCACTCCCTCGTGGCGACTGCTGGCCACGATGAACACATACGACAAGGCCTCGCTGTACGAGATGTCCTACGCCTTCATGCGACGGTTCAACTTCGTCCACGTGGGCATCCCCGACCTCGAAACCGACGACGGAAGGATTCGTGCGTCACTCCTCGACCCGGATGGGGACGACAACTACGCCACCGCATGGCTGGCCGAAGACTCCGGGCTGGAACCTACTCTCGAAGAGATATACCGTGAGGTAGCCGTCATCTGGAAGGTCGTCAACGACTATCCCCGATCGATCGGGCCCTCGATCGTCCGAGACATCCTCGGGTACGTCGACGCCTACGGCGTCGGTGACGACCCCAGTCGGAAGGATGAGGCCCTGTCCGCGGCCATCGTTGGGATGGTCTACCCGCAACTTGAGGGACTTCGACCGGACAAGCAACGCAACCTCGTTCGAGACCTCGCCGGCGAATGGGAAACGAACAGAGGCAATGTTTCGCTCGATCTGGACGAAGAGCGGCTCAAGGCGAAAGCCGCGGACTACTTCGACATCAGTTTCGACGATGAGTAA
- a CDS encoding HalOD1 output domain-containing protein, protein MTTAITTPLEDDEPTQAIIEAVAAVSNTPPDELPSLHAAVDPDAINQLLASESDVEISFDYAGYRVHASTEEVNVLADVVVEEWCESGVDCRIERTDTGLRGLVKPPDCTEHLVDKVDDHVTSETYRDGEWIAWESGDEVLPDDVRDETAEVARRLGQHIISQQSECNGN, encoded by the coding sequence ATGACCACGGCAATCACGACCCCGCTCGAAGACGATGAGCCAACGCAGGCCATCATTGAGGCAGTCGCCGCCGTCTCCAACACGCCACCTGACGAACTCCCCAGCCTCCACGCCGCCGTCGACCCAGACGCGATCAATCAGTTGCTTGCCAGCGAGAGCGATGTCGAGATCAGTTTCGACTATGCCGGATACCGCGTCCACGCATCGACCGAGGAAGTCAACGTGCTGGCCGATGTCGTCGTTGAAGAGTGGTGCGAGTCGGGCGTGGACTGTCGCATCGAGCGGACAGACACCGGGCTTCGAGGGCTCGTGAAACCGCCCGACTGCACGGAACATCTCGTCGACAAGGTTGACGATCACGTCACCAGCGAGACGTACCGCGACGGGGAGTGGATCGCTTGGGAGTCGGGAGATGAGGTCTTGCCAGATGATGTCAGAGACGAGACGGCGGAAGTTGCACGCAGACTGGGGCAACACATCATCTCGCAACAGAGCGAGTGCAACGGGAACTGA
- a CDS encoding NYN domain-containing protein: MLDRRQMVFIDGQNIFYSAKDYFGEEVRIDLPRLIDHFAIGDLKETYFFDSHLRDQDKSGFYNFLRESGFVVESSTTRYRDHGPEAVGIDVGISTEMVGRAHMDEYDEALLYSADTDFIPAMEHVQEQVGKDVAVVQFEDDVRKRMEDAADRFIALDDEVEDFVYDFPER, translated from the coding sequence ATGTTGGACAGACGCCAGATGGTGTTCATCGACGGACAGAACATCTTCTACAGCGCGAAAGACTACTTCGGCGAGGAGGTCAGAATAGACCTGCCGAGACTGATCGATCACTTCGCCATCGGTGATCTGAAGGAGACGTACTTCTTCGATTCGCACTTGAGAGATCAGGACAAGAGCGGTTTCTACAATTTTTTGCGGGAGAGCGGCTTCGTCGTGGAGTCAAGCACCACTCGGTACCGCGATCACGGCCCGGAGGCCGTCGGGATCGATGTCGGCATCTCTACGGAGATGGTTGGCCGGGCGCATATGGACGAGTACGACGAGGCACTGCTGTACTCGGCGGACACGGACTTCATTCCCGCGATGGAGCACGTGCAGGAACAGGTGGGGAAAGACGTGGCGGTGGTGCAGTTTGAGGACGATGTCCGCAAGCGGATGGAGGATGCCGCCGACCGCTTCATCGCGCTTGATGACGAGGTGGAGGACTTCGTGTACGATTTCCCGGAGCGGTGA